A genomic segment from Paraburkholderia hayleyella encodes:
- a CDS encoding FliI/YscN family ATPase, with translation MSQLARFHTLLQKLRETDPLPKPQGKVTEIGNMLARVAGLQANIGDIAWLNDPVSARTLWAEVVGVSNRQTLLMPFGNNTGLSSLTQVRLRPHQYALPAASQLLGRVLDGLGRPLDAQALPHPAADHATHNANRVLNPLERAFIDTPFVTGIRAVDGLLSCGVGQRVGIIAPAGVGKSTLTGMIARWGKADAVVVALIGERGREVREFVEHQLGNRIKSSIVIAATAERPAAERIRAAETASLLAESLRDEGQQVLLIFDSLTRYARALRELGLALGEPPARRGYPPSTFTRLPQLLERAGRTAGSGAITGFYTVLAEDEDANDPISEEARSLLDGHIQLSPDLAQAGHFPAIDILKSNSRVMNSLASKAQRHCATRVREWLALYKESELLVRLGEYQPGSDPQTDTALARHPAIALFLQQSATAQSSWEETLSQLEELIKLS, from the coding sequence GTGAGCCAGCTCGCACGCTTTCATACGCTTCTCCAGAAACTCCGCGAAACGGATCCTTTGCCCAAGCCTCAAGGAAAAGTCACGGAAATCGGCAACATGCTGGCCCGCGTGGCAGGCCTTCAAGCCAACATCGGCGATATCGCATGGCTCAACGACCCGGTATCGGCGCGCACCCTTTGGGCCGAAGTCGTTGGCGTCAGCAACCGGCAAACGCTACTCATGCCGTTCGGCAACAACACCGGGCTATCGTCGCTGACGCAAGTCCGCTTGCGGCCGCACCAGTATGCGCTGCCTGCCGCAAGCCAGTTGCTGGGCCGCGTACTCGACGGCCTCGGCCGGCCACTCGATGCCCAGGCGCTACCCCACCCGGCAGCCGATCACGCTACGCACAATGCAAACCGGGTACTCAATCCGCTTGAGCGAGCCTTCATCGACACGCCTTTTGTCACTGGAATACGGGCAGTCGATGGCTTGCTGAGTTGCGGCGTGGGACAACGCGTCGGCATCATCGCCCCAGCAGGCGTCGGTAAAAGCACGTTGACTGGCATGATTGCGCGCTGGGGCAAAGCCGATGCGGTAGTCGTGGCATTGATCGGCGAACGCGGACGTGAAGTACGCGAATTCGTCGAACATCAGTTAGGCAACCGGATCAAATCATCCATTGTCATTGCAGCAACCGCCGAGCGACCCGCAGCCGAGCGCATTCGGGCTGCCGAGACCGCCAGCCTCCTCGCTGAATCACTCCGCGACGAAGGGCAGCAAGTTTTATTGATCTTTGATTCGCTGACCCGCTACGCCCGAGCCTTGCGCGAACTCGGTCTTGCGCTAGGCGAGCCGCCTGCCCGGCGCGGCTATCCGCCGAGTACCTTTACCCGGCTGCCGCAACTACTCGAACGGGCAGGACGCACTGCGGGTTCAGGTGCCATCACCGGGTTTTATACCGTTCTCGCTGAGGACGAAGATGCCAACGATCCCATCTCTGAAGAAGCACGTTCACTGCTGGACGGTCATATTCAGTTGTCTCCAGACTTGGCACAGGCCGGACATTTTCCCGCCATCGACATTCTTAAAAGCAATAGCCGCGTCATGAACTCGCTAGCCAGCAAAGCCCAGCGTCACTGCGCCACCCGGGTGCGTGAATGGCTGGCTCTTTACAAGGAATCTGAGCTGCTGGTCCGGCTTGGCGAATATCAACCAGGCAGTGATCCGCAAACCGATACCGCACTTGCCCGGCATCCGGCCATCGCCCTGTTTTTACAGCAATCGGCAACCGCGCAGTCTTCATGGGAAGAAACACTCAGTCAACTTGAAGAATTAATCAAATTATCGTGA
- a CDS encoding integration host factor subunit alpha, translating to MNEMNSSDFEALLAAQRSTMTPALSADVAAETPTLTKAELAELLFDNVGLNKREAKDMVEAFFEVIRDALESGDSVKLSGFGNFQLRDKPQRPGRNPKTGEAIPIAARRVVTFHASQKLKALVESGAEAS from the coding sequence ATGAATGAAATGAACTCGAGTGATTTCGAAGCTCTTCTCGCGGCACAACGTAGCACTATGACTCCTGCTTTATCGGCTGATGTTGCAGCTGAAACACCGACGCTGACCAAGGCTGAACTTGCTGAGCTGCTGTTCGACAATGTGGGTCTGAACAAACGTGAAGCAAAAGACATGGTCGAAGCCTTCTTTGAAGTCATTCGGGATGCGCTTGAGAGTGGGGATAGTGTCAAGCTCTCAGGTTTTGGCAATTTTCAGTTGCGCGACAAACCTCAGCGGCCGGGTCGCAATCCAAAAACGGGCGAGGCGATTCCCATTGCCGCGCGTCGCGTTGTGACCTTTCATGCAAGCCAAAAGCTAAAAGCGCTGGTTGAAAGCGGCGCTGAAGCAAGCTGA
- the pheT gene encoding phenylalanine--tRNA ligase subunit beta, with product MQFPESWLRTFVAPPLTTEALSHALTMAGLEVEALRPVAPPTSMIVVGQVLEVVKHPDADKLNVCQVDAGTGTPLTIVCGAPNVTPGIKVPVALVGAQLPPAEEGGAPFAIKRSKLRGVESEGMLCSARELKLSEDHSGLLILPPATPVGQDIRETLNLDDTIFEIKLTPNKADCLSVFGVARETAAITGAPLHPLDIKPAKVTLNEVLPVKISAPDLCGRFSGRVIRGVNARAMTPQWMVERLERSGQRSISALVDISNYVMLELGRPSHVFDLDKIHGGMEVRWAQRGEALKLLNGNTIELDERVGVIADEQQIESLAGIMGGDSTAVSLETTNIYLEAAFWWPDSIRGRARKYNFTTDAAHRFERGVDYSTTVEHLERITQLILDICGGSAGPVDDQCVNLPRRLPVSMRVSRARRILGIPVEAQQIAEIFTRLGLVFECSDDTFSVTPPPYRFDIEIEEDLIEEVARIYGFENIPALPPVASSAMRATNETQRSVHTIRHALAARDYAETVNFSFVDAEWEQDFAGNSNPVRLLNPIASQLSVMRTTLFGSLISVLRHNLNRRAERIRLFEVGRMFLSDPAIKASEMSVEGFAQPKMLGALAYGPTLEDQWGAPSRPVDYFDVKGDLEALLAPAVARFVKAEHPALHPGRSARIELGGKNVGWIGELHPRWMQKYDLSHAPILFEIEADALIQRVLPHPSEVSKFPPVRRDIAVVVEQKIEAQALLDEMHQALSETACKSIQRVALFDEFRPKSNTSSGLAAHEKSLAFRITLQDTGGTLQDETVDLAIRTLVDRLARVYGARLRG from the coding sequence ATGCAATTTCCTGAATCCTGGCTTAGAACCTTCGTTGCCCCACCATTGACTACCGAGGCGTTATCGCATGCGCTGACGATGGCTGGCCTCGAAGTCGAAGCGTTGCGCCCTGTAGCGCCGCCGACTTCGATGATTGTCGTGGGTCAGGTGCTTGAGGTCGTGAAACATCCCGACGCGGACAAGCTCAACGTATGTCAGGTGGATGCCGGGACAGGAACACCACTGACCATCGTCTGTGGCGCGCCGAATGTGACGCCGGGTATCAAGGTGCCAGTCGCGCTTGTCGGCGCACAGTTGCCTCCAGCCGAGGAGGGTGGAGCGCCATTTGCCATCAAGCGCTCAAAACTGCGTGGCGTGGAAAGCGAAGGAATGCTGTGTTCGGCGCGCGAGCTCAAGCTGTCAGAAGATCACAGCGGTTTGCTGATCTTGCCGCCAGCGACGCCAGTGGGTCAGGATATCCGTGAGACGCTTAATCTCGATGACACGATCTTTGAAATCAAACTGACGCCGAACAAGGCCGATTGTCTGTCGGTGTTCGGTGTGGCACGCGAAACCGCCGCGATCACCGGCGCGCCATTGCATCCGCTCGACATCAAGCCGGCAAAGGTGACGCTGAACGAGGTATTGCCGGTCAAAATTTCAGCCCCTGATTTATGCGGCCGGTTTTCCGGACGAGTGATCCGCGGCGTTAATGCACGGGCAATGACACCGCAATGGATGGTTGAGCGTTTGGAGCGCTCCGGGCAACGAAGCATTTCCGCGCTGGTTGATATTTCGAACTACGTGATGCTCGAACTGGGGCGGCCCTCACACGTTTTCGATCTCGACAAGATTCACGGTGGCATGGAAGTGCGCTGGGCCCAGCGTGGTGAGGCGCTCAAACTATTAAACGGCAACACGATCGAGCTCGATGAGCGGGTCGGTGTGATTGCCGACGAGCAGCAGATCGAAAGCTTGGCCGGAATCATGGGTGGCGACAGTACGGCGGTGTCGCTCGAAACCACGAATATTTATCTCGAGGCCGCGTTCTGGTGGCCGGATAGTATCCGTGGGCGGGCGCGCAAATATAACTTCACGACGGACGCCGCTCATCGTTTCGAGAGGGGTGTCGATTATTCGACGACAGTCGAGCATCTCGAGCGCATTACCCAGCTCATTCTGGATATTTGTGGCGGCTCGGCAGGCCCGGTCGACGATCAATGCGTCAACTTGCCTCGGCGCTTGCCGGTCAGCATGCGCGTGTCGCGGGCCCGGCGGATTCTGGGCATTCCGGTTGAGGCGCAGCAGATCGCTGAAATTTTCACACGCCTCGGTCTGGTATTTGAATGCAGCGACGACACGTTTTCGGTCACGCCGCCGCCTTACCGGTTCGATATCGAAATCGAAGAAGACCTGATTGAAGAAGTCGCACGCATTTACGGTTTCGAGAATATTCCAGCGCTCCCACCCGTTGCGTCTAGCGCAATGCGGGCGACGAACGAAACGCAACGCTCGGTTCACACGATTCGCCATGCGCTGGCAGCACGTGATTACGCAGAAACAGTCAACTTCAGTTTCGTCGATGCCGAATGGGAGCAGGATTTCGCGGGGAACAGCAACCCGGTCCGGTTACTGAATCCCATTGCGAGCCAGCTTTCAGTCATGCGCACCACCTTGTTTGGCAGCCTGATCAGTGTGTTGCGCCATAACCTGAACCGGCGCGCGGAGCGAATTCGCCTGTTCGAGGTCGGCCGTATGTTTTTGTCTGACCCGGCAATCAAGGCTAGCGAGATGAGCGTCGAAGGCTTTGCCCAGCCGAAGATGCTGGGTGCATTAGCGTATGGCCCCACGCTCGAAGACCAATGGGGCGCGCCTTCGCGCCCAGTTGATTATTTCGATGTCAAAGGTGATCTGGAGGCGTTGCTGGCACCGGCAGTGGCCCGTTTCGTCAAGGCGGAACATCCGGCGTTGCATCCGGGGCGCAGTGCGCGGATTGAACTGGGGGGTAAAAACGTTGGCTGGATCGGTGAACTTCATCCGCGCTGGATGCAAAAATATGATTTATCTCATGCGCCAATTTTGTTTGAAATTGAAGCCGATGCATTAATTCAGCGGGTATTACCGCATCCATCGGAAGTATCGAAATTTCCGCCAGTGCGGCGTGATATTGCCGTGGTCGTCGAACAAAAAATCGAAGCCCAGGCATTGCTTGACGAGATGCATCAAGCGCTTTCCGAAACCGCTTGCAAGAGCATTCAGCGGGTCGCACTTTTCGATGAATTTCGTCCAAAATCAAATACTTCCAGTGGTTTGGCCGCGCACGAGAAAAGCCTTGCGTTCCGTATTACCTTGCAAGATACTGGCGGGACCCTTCAGGACGAAACGGTTGATCTGGCCATTCGGACCCTGGTGGATCGTCTGGCTCGAGTTTATGGCGCACGGTTGCGCGGTTAA
- a CDS encoding MerR family transcriptional regulator, with product MTVAIDQIVLPPIPAKRYFTIGEVSELCGVKPHVLRYWEQEFTQLRPVKRRGNRRYYQHHEVLLIRRIRELLYEQGFTINGARNRLDSHGAVRGGGAVDEIEREGDSAPTMAVVDIDALRSELQQILQLLEN from the coding sequence ATGACAGTGGCGATTGATCAAATCGTCTTGCCTCCGATTCCGGCAAAGCGCTACTTCACGATTGGTGAGGTCAGTGAGCTTTGCGGTGTGAAACCGCATGTGCTGCGTTATTGGGAGCAGGAGTTCACCCAGTTGCGGCCGGTCAAGCGGCGCGGTAACCGGCGTTATTACCAGCATCATGAAGTTTTGCTGATTCGCCGTATTCGTGAGCTGTTGTACGAGCAGGGTTTTACGATCAATGGCGCACGCAACCGGCTGGATTCACATGGTGCGGTACGGGGTGGTGGCGCCGTTGATGAGATCGAGCGCGAGGGCGATAGCGCGCCTACGATGGCTGTCGTGGATATCGACGCGCTGCGCAGTGAACTGCAACAGATTCTCCAACTGCTGGAAAATTAG
- a CDS encoding ribbon-helix-helix domain-containing protein gives MLARKYCDFPTELMKPVSRSVRVNGLSTCFRLEKIYWDIIIEIANNENISIGAFISQLDIAIRLKEHDIPNFSGFLRVMATHYSTDIKPEIKLAAER, from the coding sequence ATGCTTGCCAGAAAATATTGTGATTTTCCAACGGAGCTTATGAAACCAGTTTCAAGATCAGTTAGAGTTAATGGACTTAGCACCTGCTTTCGCCTTGAGAAAATTTATTGGGATATAATCATTGAAATTGCAAACAATGAAAATATCTCGATTGGCGCATTTATTTCTCAACTCGACATCGCCATTCGCCTGAAAGAACACGATATCCCGAATTTCAGTGGATTTTTACGTGTCATGGCAACCCATTACTCAACTGACATCAAACCAGAAATCAAATTAGCAGCTGAAAGATAA